The Triticum aestivum cultivar Chinese Spring chromosome 7B, IWGSC CS RefSeq v2.1, whole genome shotgun sequence genome window below encodes:
- the LOC123158328 gene encoding basic proline-rich protein has translation MAGAARSPTHSRIPCLRLDPGDGEPPTFSPVWIPATPRSHLLPGLIPAPRSPPPSSRRRPAPTFFPAPCPPPPSSRCRARPPPSSRRRARPPPSSRRRARPHLLPRATAPPHLPCIAVHRLPPRTDGRRIPPPHRRTPHPFPAPTAVVSLPVQTAAASSSRSWPPQAPPGRQPPPRLPPPFSLTLGRQPSFFHERDTSIHGRPTSLVPFADRHPCRTIFSARKPTWTSLTAFAPFSAPTAPSFAIDTSIDMY, from the exons ATGGCGGGCGCCGCCCGCAGC CCAACCCACTCCCGCATCCCCTGTCTCCGGCTGGATCCCGGCGATGGCGAGCCCCCCACCTTCTCCCCCGTCTGGATCCCGGCGACGCCCCGCTCTCACCTTCTCCCCGGCTTGATTCCGGCGCCGCGCtcgcctccaccttcttcccggcgccgccccgcccccaccTTCTTCCCTGCGCCGTGCCcgcccccaccttcttcccggtgcCGCGCCCgccccccaccttcttcccggcgccGCGCCCGCCCCCCACCTTCTTCCCGACGCCGCGCCCGCCCCCACCTTCTTCCCCGCGCCACCGCCCCACCCCACCTCCCCTGCATCGCCGTCCACCGCCTCCCTCCCCGCACCGACGGCCGCCGCATCCCTCCCCCGCACCGACGGACGCCGCATCCCTTCCCCGCACCGACGGCCGTTGTATCCCTCCCCGTGCAGACGGCCGCTGCAAGCTCCTCCCGCTCATGGCCGCCGCAAGCTCCTCCCGGACGCCAACCTCCACCCCGCCTTCCCCCTCCGTTCTCCCTCACACTCGGGCGGCAGCCATCCTTCTTCCACGAGCGCGACACCTCGATCCACGGCCGGCCGACCTCCCTCGTCCCATTTGCTGACCGCCATCCATGTCGTACCATTTTTTCTGCAAG AAAACCAACTTGGACTTCGTTGACGGCCTTTGCACCATTTTCAGCGCCAACAGCTCCTTCCTTTGCCATTGATACATCCATCGACATGTACTGA